A stretch of the Medicago truncatula cultivar Jemalong A17 chromosome 5, MtrunA17r5.0-ANR, whole genome shotgun sequence genome encodes the following:
- the LOC11428410 gene encoding uncharacterized protein — MESLVSKTRRMVRGREEVYVAAMPLRASKGPPQLLMSAAYSLNIWDLQHFMVIIKPSSPSQVLVFDFQPKDPEDIYVALAVLSGRAVPGAVLVRKLKRLPRSKCWLVGYAEADAVEIASEFNKKWETDLRIGVNDCRDYTNGLVRRLIGEEDVLKRLRNQGSER; from the exons ATGGAATCACTTGTATCAAAGACAAGAAGAATGGTAAGAGGCAGAGAGGAAGTGTATGTGGCAGCAATGCCTCTAAGGGCTTCAAAGGGACCACCACAATTGCTTATGTCTGCTGCTTACTCCCTTAATATTTGGGATTTGCAGCATTTCATGGTCATCATCAAACCTTCCTCACCTTCACAG GTTCTAGTTTTTGATTTTCAACCAAAAGATCCTGAAGATATATATGTGGCACTAGCAGTTTTATCTGGTAGAGCTGTGCCAG GAGCTGTTCTTGTGAGGAAGTTAAAAAGATTGCCGCGAAGCAAATGTTGGCTAGTTGGATATGCAGAAGCAGATGCTGTGGAAATAGCAAgtgaattcaacaaaaaatggGAAACAGATTTGAGAATCGGTGTCAACGATTGCCGCGATTATACCAATG GTTTGGTCAGACGACTCATTGGCGAAGAAGATGTGCTGAAACGTTTGAGAAACCAGGGTAGCGAGAG ATAA
- the LOC11434399 gene encoding probable serine/threonine-protein kinase kinX, whose protein sequence is MATVEVVSAQTALSDDTAQLSLKSDEKTTEEIVESPITLAASETKEESSAEEAKPLVKAETKEVVEEVVVPVKDTEEETKKEEQTETKEPVEETKENGNSLNVEETKENGDSVVEAVQEKPAEESETVNVVKDENVVAEPETKDNVKTEETSEEKNEEKVEKEDAMDEKKEEEVITNNDAKIEKNEEEAPIEKSE, encoded by the exons ATGGCCACTGTTGAG GTTGTATCAGCACAGACTGCTCTCTCCGACGATACGGCTCAGTTATCGTTGAAATCTGATGAAAAAACCACCGAAGAAATCGTTGAGAGTCCAATCACACTAGCAGCATCAGAAACCAAAGAAGAATCTTCAGCTGAAGAAGCCAAACCTTTGGTTAAAGCTGAGACTAAAGAGGTGGTAGAAGAAGTTGTTGTGCCTGTGAAAGATACAGAAGAGGAAACAAAGAAGGAAGAACAAACCGAGACAAAGGAACCTGTCGaggaaacaaaagaaaacgGTAATTCTCTTAATGTTGAGGAAACGAAAGAAAACGGTGATTCTGTTGTTGAGGCTGTTCAGGAAAAACCAGCTGAAGAGTCTGAGACAGTAAATGTTGTTAAGGATGAGAATGTGGTAGCTGAGCCTGAAACTAAGGACAATGTTAAGACAGAAGAAACCTCAGAAGAGAAAAACGAGGAGAAGGTTGAGAAAGAAGACGCCATGGATgaaaagaaagaggaagaagTGATCACCAACAATGATGCAAAAATtgagaagaatgaagaagaggCTCCAATTGAGAAGAGTGAATAA